In Actinomycetota bacterium, a genomic segment contains:
- a CDS encoding formate--tetrahydrofolate ligase codes for MKSDLEIAQEAKLKLIGEIAKDFGLLEDEIEHYGKYKAKVALSASERLKDRPNGKYIDVTAITPTPLGEGKTVTTIGLSLGLNAIGKKVATCIRQPSLGPVFGIKGGAAGGGYSQVLPMEDFNLHFTGDVHAVSLATNLLAAVIDNHLLKGNKLRIDQSSISWNRVLDVSDRALRNIVIGLGGKINGIPREAGFDIAVASEVMAILAMTSDLKDLRQRLGRIVVAFNEDGKPVTAEDLECGGAMTALMKDAIKPNLIQTTENTPVMVHAGPFANIAQGNSSIIADRIALKLADYVVTESGFGADLGAEKFMNIKCRASGLKPDCAVVVATVRALKMHSGRFTVVAGKPLDPALLKENLDSLSLGLSNLEAHITSLKNFGIPIVVAINKFLTDTDNEINLIRERAIEAGAEDAVKSEVWAKGGSGGKELAEAVVKAADKPSQFKLLYPDDASIKEKIETIATKIYGADGVDYSPVALKKTDLFTELGWDKYPICMAKTHLSISHDPALKGRPKGFRVPIRDIRPSIGAGFLYPLLGDMRTMPGLPSVPASTKIDIDENGRIVGLF; via the coding sequence GTGAAGAGCGATTTGGAGATCGCCCAAGAGGCTAAACTTAAGCTCATCGGCGAGATCGCAAAGGATTTTGGATTACTGGAAGATGAGATCGAGCATTACGGCAAGTACAAGGCCAAAGTCGCGCTTTCGGCTTCCGAGCGTTTGAAAGATAGGCCAAACGGCAAGTACATCGACGTTACGGCCATCACCCCCACCCCTCTTGGCGAGGGTAAGACGGTTACGACCATCGGTCTCTCGCTTGGTTTAAACGCCATCGGTAAGAAGGTTGCTACCTGCATCCGACAGCCCTCATTGGGGCCGGTCTTTGGCATCAAGGGCGGAGCGGCTGGCGGCGGATATTCGCAGGTCCTGCCGATGGAGGACTTCAACCTCCACTTTACCGGAGATGTCCATGCGGTAAGTCTGGCCACCAATCTCTTGGCGGCCGTCATCGATAATCACTTGCTCAAAGGGAACAAGCTTAGGATAGATCAGAGCAGCATCAGTTGGAATAGGGTCTTAGACGTGAGCGACCGAGCCCTTAGAAATATCGTCATCGGCCTGGGTGGCAAGATAAACGGCATCCCCAGAGAGGCCGGTTTTGATATCGCCGTCGCCTCCGAGGTCATGGCCATTCTGGCCATGACGAGCGATCTTAAGGATTTGCGGCAGCGCCTTGGCCGGATAGTCGTCGCTTTCAATGAGGATGGCAAGCCGGTTACGGCCGAGGATCTGGAGTGCGGCGGAGCCATGACCGCCCTCATGAAGGACGCCATAAAACCCAACCTCATCCAGACGACCGAAAATACTCCGGTCATGGTCCACGCCGGGCCCTTCGCCAATATCGCTCAGGGCAACAGCTCGATCATCGCTGACCGCATCGCCCTCAAGTTGGCCGATTACGTGGTGACCGAGAGCGGTTTTGGAGCCGACCTTGGGGCCGAGAAATTCATGAACATCAAGTGCAGGGCGAGCGGGCTTAAGCCGGATTGCGCCGTGGTGGTGGCCACGGTCAGAGCCCTCAAGATGCACAGCGGGCGCTTTACGGTGGTGGCCGGAAAGCCGCTCGATCCGGCCTTGCTTAAGGAGAACTTGGACTCGCTTTCGCTTGGCCTCTCCAATTTGGAGGCCCACATCACAAGCCTTAAGAATTTCGGCATTCCGATCGTGGTGGCCATCAACAAGTTCTTGACCGACACCGATAACGAAATAAATCTAATAAGGGAGCGGGCCATAGAGGCCGGAGCCGAGGATGCCGTCAAGAGCGAGGTCTGGGCCAAAGGCGGAAGCGGCGGCAAGGAGCTGGCCGAGGCGGTAGTCAAGGCGGCCGATAAGCCTTCTCAGTTCAAACTGCTCTATCCAGATGACGCTTCGATCAAAGAGAAGATCGAGACGATTGCGACCAAGATCTATGGGGCCGACGGGGTCGATTACTCGCCGGTCGCCCTAAAGAAGACGGACCTCTTCACCGAGTTGGGTTGGGATAAGTATCCGATCTGCATGGCCAAGACCCACCTCTCCATCTCGCACGATCCGGCCTTGAAGGGGAGGCCCAAGGGCTTTAGGGTTCCCATCAGGGATATCCGTCCCTCGATCGGGGCCGGCTTTCTCTATCCGCTCCTTGGCGACATGAGGACGATGCCGGGCCTGCCTTCCGTTCCAGCCTCAACCAAGATTGACATTGATGAAAACGGGCGGATAGTCGGATTATTCTAG